From Paenibacillus sp. PvR098:
CAAGCAGAGTGATTTTACTGCCGGATGGTAGGGTAAATACGGTGCCTATTCGATAAGAGGACGTATGGCAGTTCAGCCTTTAATCATGATATTCAGATAAAAAGGAAGGGGCTGTCTCATAAGTAGTATCAAAACTACTGAGAAACAACCATAGTTTACAAATAAGCCAACGATTGAGTGAAAAAGAGCGAGTTTGGTGGTCAGATTCCCACCCATACTCGCTCTTTTTCCTTCGTTGTTGCCCATGTGAGTAGATTATGGGCAAGGGAAAGCCACCCGACCTCCAGGCTCACTTTAGGCAAGCCGCGAAGCAGGAAACGCCGGAAGCTCCGGTTGCTTTTCATTTGTCCAAACACACTCTCGGGTTCAATCATACGACGAACGGAAAGCTTGTATCCTTCTTCACTTTGGAGCAGCTCTCGTGCTTGCTGCTTCTGACGAAGATACTTCATGCTGACCCGCATTTCCCTAGCTTCATACTGTATCGACTTATCCGGTTATCCATATATTCGACGCTTCGGTTTGAATGGCTTCAGCCTTCGTTCTGCCGAATCTACCTGTACTCCATACCCCATAGCCTGTCAGCCATGACGCATGCAGGAGTATTGGCGGGATGGCAAGTCTTAAGGATTCGATCCTCTCGCGTAAATCCGTTTCGTCTAACAACTTTGCATACCGTAAGGTCATTTCAGGAGAGGCATGGGCTAAAACTGAATCGGTAGGAGTTAGCAGTTCAGGTTCCAAAGTGACCTGATTGAACAAAAAATGAGTTTGACATTTTCAGATTACAAATGTAGTATTGGATTACACTTGTAATATGTGATTATACAAGTAATCAATTAAAGAATGGAGGATAGATTTGTTTTCTAAAAAGTAGCGCATTTGTATTTTGAAGATCAGAAATGAGGATTGGACTTTGAAAACAAAACATGGATTTATATTTCGAGTAAACAAGCTAAAAATGGCCGCATCGATGTTTTTGATCGCTCTTCTGCCGCTGATCGGCTGCGCAAAGACTGAAGTGCCTACGGCTGCTGTCAAGAATGAAGAGACATTGCCATCGGCTAAACCGGCCGTCACGGATCAATCGTTTTTACAACTAGAGAACGAATATAATGCTAGGCTCGGCGTTTACGCAATCGATACCGGAACGGGACGCACGATTGCTTACCGGCCAGATGAGCGGTTCGCTTATGCGTCTACATACAAAGCTCTGGCGGCAGGTGCAGTTCTGCTGAAGAGCTCGATCGAGGAACTTGATGAAATCATCACCTATTCCAGTGATGAGTTGGTTACCTATTCGCCCATTACGGAAAAGCATGTATCGACTGGAATGACTCTAAGGGAAATAAGCGATGCTGCCGTTCGCTATAGCGATAATACGGCGGGAAATCTCTTGTTCAAGCGGCTAGGAGGTCCCGCCGGCTTCGAAGCGATTCTTAAGCAAATCGGCGATAATGTCACACAAGCGGACCGCTACGAAACCGAGCTGAACGAAGCCGCCCCTGGAGACGACCGTGATACAAGCACGCCAAGGGCTCTTGCCACCTCACTTCACGCTTTTACAGTCGGTGACGCGCTTCCGGCAAATAAACGTACGATCCTTACGGATTGGCTGCGAGGAAACACGACAGGAGACGAACTGATTCGCGCGGGTGTACCTGAGGGCTGGACGGTCGGAGATAAAACCGGCGCAGGGAATTATGGAACGCGAAACGACATTGGTATTGTTTGGCCTCAGAACGGCGATCCCATCGTCATTGCGATACTGTCAAGCCGCGATAAGAAGGATGCCGGCTATGACAACTCACTCATCGCACAGGCTTCCAAGGCTGCATTGGACGCTTTGATGCGAAACGCTAAGGACCCGTCACAATAATCACAATGAAAGGCTTGCAAATTGCTTATAAGGCAGTTAGCGAGCCTTTCATATGATTCCTTAATTATTGTTCAAAGGAGAGTGCCTTATGAAGAACGCTCGTTTTTTATTCTGCATGTTCCTATTCCTATGCGTTCTGACGGGCTGCAAAGAGAAGATTCAACCGGAAGATGTGTTTACAAGCTATATCGGGTATTGGCAGCATGGACAATATGAACAAATGTACGAACTGATCAAACCGGCCCAAGACATGATGACGAAGGATGAGTTCGTCACTCGCTATCATTCCATCTACGAAGGGATCGAAATGAGCAATCTTAGCGTTACCCCCGTTATTCATGCCGACGAAGCGGGAAAAGACGCATTGGACATCAAGACGTTCCCTTATCAACTTAAGATGGACACCGCGGCAGGACCGATCGCTATCGACGGTGCCATGCAAATCATTAGAAACAAAGAAACGAATCAGGAATGGAAAGTGGCATGGAAGGAATCCTTACTATTCCCGTCGATGGAAAAAGGAGATAAGGTGAACGTTCGTACGCTGAAGGCGGAAAGGGGGGACATCTATGACCGGTTTGGCCGGAAGCTTGCTGCAAACGGAAGCATCGAAGTGCTAGGGATCGTTCCGGGTCAGCTTGGGGATGCGAAGAAGGAAATAATCGCCAAGCTCGCGGAGAGGATTGCGGTTCCGGAATCGTTTATTCAGCAAAAACTCGCGGCTTCATGGGTCAAAGATGATGCTTTCGTACCCATCGTCAATGTGACGGGAGATCGGGGTAAACTTGATTTTAGCGATTTGCAGGGGGTAACCAAAAGAGAGAAAAGTGCAAGGATATACCCATACGGAGAAGCTGCCGCTCATTTGACCGGGTATATCCGACAAGTCACTTCCGAAGATATCGAAAAGCATCCGGAAAAACGGTTCGGTCCTACCGACGTTGTCGGGAAAGCGGGAATGGAGATGCTTTACGAGGATCGACTAAGGGGACGGGACGGTATCCAAATCACAATCGTCAAAGCGGAAGGACAGGTAAAAGAAACGCTTGCCAAGGTCGAGCCTGTGAACGGAGAGAATATCCATACGACGATCGATGCGCTGCTGCAGGATTCGATTTATCGATCGTTGAAGGCAGACGCGGGAACGGGGGCCGCCATTCACCCCCGGACGGGTGAGATTTTGGCGTTGGTCAGCAGTCCGGCTTACGATCCGAATCTTTTTATTCAAGGGTTATCTTCGGAACAATGGAATTTGTGGAACGAAGACCCCAAGAAGCCGCTTTTAAATCGATTTACAAAACTGTACGCACCGGGTTCCGTATTTAAACCGATCACTGCTTCTATCGGATTAAAGCTTGGGGTAAGCGCGGTCAATGAGATCAAGACCATCACTGGATTACGGTGGGCGAAAGATGAAAGCTGGGGCAGCTATTATGTGAAACGGGTAAGAGATGTTCCCGTCGAGAGCCTTACGGACGCTATCGTAAACTCAGACAATATATACTTGGCCCAAGAGGCAATCGAAATCGGTGTGGACAATTTCAGCAAGGAGGCCAAAAAATTCGGGTTTGGAAGGCCCTTGCCGATTTCGTACCCGTTTCCCCAAGCGAGTTTATCGAACAACGGTTTAACCAGTGAGATCCTGTTGGCCGATTCCTCCTACGGACAAGGAGAAGTCGCGATGAGTCCGCTGCACCTGGCCTTATCCTATACCCCATTTATCAATGGAGGGGAGCTGATAACGCCAGTACTGGAGCTTATGGAAGGCGAGGAGCCTCGGGGCAAACCATGGGGAGAGCCGGTTCTGGCTCCGGAAACGGCCACAGCGGTAAATCGCATGCTGCTTGAGGTTGTCGAAAATCCTAAGGGTACAGGACACGGATCGTATGTAAAAGGTCGTCGGATTGCGGGGAAAACCGGTACAGCGGAGTTAAAAAGAAGCAAAGAGGAGAAAGGTCAAGAAAACGGTTGGTTCGTGGCTTATGATGCGGAACGAACCGATATATTGATGGCGGTCATGATCGAAGATGTGCAGAATCGCGGCGGGAGCGCTTATGTCGTAAGAAAAACGGCACCTGTTCTCCGAGAGTACCTAGAGGGTCGGCATTGAGAAGTTAGTTTGATAAACCGATATAGAAATGCGATATTTTTAGTAGGTACCTTTGTAAAGGTTGAAGGAGGGAGACAGGCAGCATGTTTTTTTCGATGTTTGTGATAAGTATCGTCGTTTCTTTTTTTTCCACCGCTGGTATTATGCTGATTAAAGCAATCTTTCAAAAGCAGCTTACTGCAAAATGGCACTATAATTTATGGTTTTTATTGATGGTTGCATTAACGATTCCGTTGATCCCGAGTCATTTTTTTCAATTCGGAACGGTTTTTGCCGGCTTCGATGGGAGTCTATACAATGGAATAGGTTTTTCTGCAACCGGCTCAGGAACTCAAAACCCTGGAAATGCGAATGGGCTGCAGGAATTTACGATTTCCGTAAATCGTTCCGCTCCGGCATTTCTTCAGATCATTACACCCGCAGTTTGGTTTGCCGGGATGTTCGCCTTTGCTATGTTAACCATGCATTCTTGGCTCAAAATCAGGAATATGAAAAAGAGGTCCCGTCGCGTATCCAATCAAGAGGTTTTAGACTTATTAGAGCGGTGCAAACAACATCTGCATATGGATAGAGATTTGATCGTCTTGGAATCGCCGCTTGTAAAATCTCCGATGTTGGTTGGTTTGTTTAAGACGTATCTTGTGTTTCCAGTCCAATTCACCGAATGGCTTTCTCTAGACGAAATAAAATATATTTTTCTGCACGAATTGAATCACTTGAAACAAAAGGATAACATAACGAATTATGGGATCGTCGTGTTTCAACTCATCTATTGGTTCAACCCCCTTGTTTGGATCGCATTTAAAAAAATGAGATTGGATCGTGAAATCGCCTGCGATATCGCTGTGCTGCAATCATTGGACGACCATTGCCATGCCGAATACGGCCATACGATTATCAACTTTGCGGACAAAGCGTCACAGCCTATGAATTTCGCTTTGGCAAGTCAACTCGTCAGTCCAAAAAGCCAAATCAAAAAACGCATCGAAACGATTGCAAGATTTCAGGCTGAATCAAAGGGGTTGAAAATAAAAAGCCTCGCTGTTTTTTTGCTTGCGGGCGTCTTCGTTTCAAGTCAAATTCCGCTCGTTTCCGCGATGGCCCGCGATGACGATCAACGCTATTCCTTTACAGGCGAACGTACCGTTTACGAGGATCTAAGTTCCTATTTTTCCGGTTATGAAGGAGCTTTTGTATTGTACGATCTGCATGCCGATCAATATCGTATTTACAACGAACGGAAAAGCACATGGCGGGTTTCCCCGGATTCCACTTACAAAATGTATAGCGCTTTGATTGGTCTGGAGTCCAACGTCATTTCGGACAAAAATTCCAAAATCGAATGGAATGGCGATATGTATCCATATGAGGCATGGAACAAGGATCAAAATTTGTCTACGGCGATGAAGAACTCCGTAAATTGGTATTTCCAAGCTATGGAGAGCAGGATGGATCGGACGAAGCTGCAGGCATATATAAAACAATTAGGCTATGGGAATGCTGACATTTCCGGTGGAACGGAGCCGTTTTGGCTGGAATCTTCATTAAAAATTTCTCCGGTTGAACAGGTACAACTTTTGAAGGCATTGTATACAAACCAATTTGGATTCCAGGAGAAACATATCCAGACCGTGAAAGATGCGATAAAATTGGAAGAAAAGGATGGCGCGCATCTTTCCGGCAAGACAGGTACGGGCGCTGTCAATCATAAAAATATAAACGGATGGTTTATTGGGTATGTAGAGAACAATGGCAATACCTACTTCTTTGCAACGAACATTCAAAATGAAGATCACTCGAACGGGAGTAAGGCGGCGGAAATCACATTAAAAATTTTGAGGGATAAAGGCATATATTCATGACATCTTGGTGGATCCGCCGAACATTGCAACGGCAGATTTCCCAAGGTAGCATGTAAACTACACATGTAATTTATGAGGGGTGACGGGGATGTCCAAACAAGTGCCAGGAATTTCTGAAGCAGAATGGGAAGTCATGAATGTGCTTTGGGAAAAGGCTCCACAAACCGCTAACGAGGTCATCCACTCCTTGCAGGAAAAAACGGATTGGAAGCCTAAGACGATTCGTACTCTATTGGATCGTCTGGTCAAAAAAGAGGTAATCGGCGTCAAACAGGATCAAAGGGTTTATACCTTTATTCCTCTATACACGCAAAGCGAATGTCAACGCGCCGAGACACAATCTTTTCTTAAACGAATTTATGGCGGGACGATGAAATCGATGCTGGTTCAGTTTATCGAAGAACAATCTATGACCGAGGAGGAGATCAAAGAGCTGCGCTCCATTTTGCATGAGAAATCCGAAAAGCGTAAAACATGAGCAATAGACATTGAAAGTCAGTCAAGCTTCTTCGGAAGTTTGGCTGGCTTTTTCTTTTTTTGATATGGATGCGATACGATCATTAAAAGTACACATTGTTAAAGAAAATCAGTTATAATGGATAAAAAATAAAAACAAGAAAGCGGGAACAGCATGGGCCGTAAGTGGAACAATATTAAAGAGAAAAAAGCGTCAAAGGATGCCAATACCAGTCGTATTTATGCAAAGTTTGGGCTCGAAATCTATGTGGCTGCAAAGAAGGGCGAACCCGATCCAGAATCGAATCAAGCCTTGAGATTCGTACTGGAGCGAGCAAAAACGTACAATGTGCCGAGAGCGATCATTGACCGCGCGATTGAAAAGGCAAAAGGCAGCTCTGATGAAAACTATGAAGAACTTCGATATGAAGGCTTTGGACCGAATGGATCCATGGTCATTGTGGATGCTTTGACTAACAACGTCAACCGTACCGCTTCGTCTGTGCGTGCTGCATTTACCAAAAACGGTGGGAACATGGGAGTAAGCGGTTCGGTAAGCTATATGTTTGATGAAACGGCTGTCATTGGCGTAGCGGGTAAAACAGCTGATGAAGTAATGGAGATATTAGTGGAAGCCGATGTAGACGTACGCGATATTCTTGAGGAAGATGAAGATGTTGTCGTTTATGCTGAACCTGACGCATTCCATGCAGTACAAGAAGCATTCAAAAAGGTTGGCATAACGGATTATACAGTTGCAGAATTAACAATGCTTGCACAAAATTACGTAACACTTCCAGAAGGCACTGAGGCACAATTTGAAAAATTGATAGATGCATTAGAGGATCTGGAGGACGTTCAACAAGTATACCACAATGTGGATTTCGTTGAATAATCCGACAATTCTAACGTATCTTTATTAAAAGAAGTGGGGACTTAGCAGTTTTCGGTATCGACAACGGAAGCCAAACCTCAGGTGGTTGAGGCTGGCTTATTTCGTCGGGACAGTCGCTGCATGCGGCTTGATCTGTTAGTCGGGTATGATCTCTGTTCGAGTTTTAGTGGTGGAGACAATGGCTGCTTGGGGTCATGCTCAGCGATCCGTTGCGTGTATGATTTTGATTGAAAGGTATGCATAGAAAGAACTCACTCTGTACTATGAGATGTGGGTTCTTTTTTTTCCTGATCCGACTCCGAAACGAAATCCCGCTTTAACGATGGAAATCCGTTGTTATCTCGTTATCCCCATCCAGTCATGACTATTCACGTTCCATAATATCACCTGGCATCCAAGTGTCTGACATAATTTGGCAGGGTAAAGACAGACAGGGAGGGAGCTCTTATGTTAAGCCGTTATTCTATTTGAAATGGGCAGCCGTACTTCTGCGATCGTTCCGATTCCGACTTTACTGCGGAACGTGATGTTGCCGTTATGGTCTTTAATAATTTTTTTACAGACGGTCAGCCCTAGGCCTGTGCCCTTTTCTTTCAAAGTGAAAAACGGTTCCCCCAGCTTCGCAACGCGATCTTCCGGAATTCCGATTCCCTGATCTTCAACAGAAATTAATAGCGTTTCTTGATCTTCCTGCTTCGTTTTTATGAAAATTTGACCGCCCTCAGGCATTGCTTCAAGAGCATTCTTTAACAAGTTGATAAATACTTGTTTCAAATGGTTATCGACACACGTGATCAGGGGAAGCTTATCTTCGGCCCGAAAGGTTACCAACGTATTATGCAATAACGCTTGCGGGTGCATAAATGCAATGATTTGCTCTAAAAGCTCCTTGATATTGGTTTCCTTGACCATCTGGACTTGCGGTTTGCCTAAATAGAGCAGTTCGTTGGTGATGGTCTCAATCCGATCCAGTTCCTCATACATGATGTCTAAAAAAGAGGGCTTAAACGTTTCTTTCTTCATTAATTGAATGAACCCTTTCAGTGACGTTAAAGGATTGCGGATTTCATGGGCAATACCCGCCGCGAGCTCGCCAACCATGGATAGCTTCTCGGTTTCTCGTATGAGTTCTTCTGTTTGTTTTCGTTCCGTAACATCCCTGCTAATCACAACGACCTTATCTATTTCACCTTTGATGCCAAGCACCGGCATGTAATGGGATTCAATCCAAACCCAATGACCGCTTTCATGCAGGTATCGGCATTCCGCTCGGGCCGCTTTTTTCTCTATGACGAGTTCCGTCCAAAGTTGAATCAGCTGAGGATAATCTTCTGGGTGTATCATTTCTTTGATCCCTTTTCCTATAAATTGTTCTGTTCTTAAACCGATGACCGGCAGATAAGAGGGAGAAAGATACACTGCGTTTCCCTCCACGCTCAGAACAGCAATTAAGTCCGAGGAATTTTCCGCAATCAACCGATAATTGGCCTCGCTGTGTTCTAACCTTTCTTTTGATTGGCGAAGTTCTTCCATAACTTTGTAAGATTGCCTAAGGGATTCTATAAAATGATAGGAGAAAATCGAACCCAAAATAAAAGCAACCGCAAAGTGTAAAAGTTCAGGATCAAACAAACTGGAGTAAGCTCCGAGGTACCATAAATAAGCATAAACTTCTATCATGACCGCTAAGGTGATCGTGTACCATTGCTTAGATCTTGGGATTTGTGACTTCATAATAATTTGAGTGATGGTTATCGTGCACATGAGACTCATTAGAAAAGCTACCGGAGAAGAATCGGTAAACATGAGAATACGAAATATAAAAAGCAGCAGGGAGGAAACCAGCGTAGGGATCCAACCCCCATAAAATAAAGCGAGAACAACGACGATTTGCCGCAGATCTGCAACATTGCCGTTGAGCGCCTTGCCAATATACATTAAACAAACGCCGATGACCCCGTAAAAAAAACCGATGATCAGTTTATCTGAGAGCGGAGAAAACCAATTCAAAGGCTTTCTGCGATTGGTAATATACCGTGAAATGAGAAAAAGGGAAGAAAGAAGCAAACTTATATAAATAATTAATTGTAGAACCACACTATTACCCTCCTAATGGTGTATGACAAAATGATGTATGAGCAACGGTAGAAAATTTAATATTTTTCCGATTTGAGATGTTGATAGCTTAGCTGTGTTGTGTATTTATTATATTACAGTATGAACAAGGACAAAATACCTAAAAATAAAGCCTACCCGCTCGAATTGGTATTGCGGCATACGCATAAAGCAATGTGAGCCCTAATGTCATAGTGGAATCAATAAAAAATATGTCTGTATTTTCCTGCTACGAGCCTTACTATGGACGGATAAGGAGAAAATGCCGGAAAGTGTTCATATGTATGTGATGTCGGGGATTTAATCATTCGTTCCTGAATTGCTACTTGATATTAGTAACACCAGCATGTTACTATGAGTTAGTCAATTTGTCGAAAATTGTCATTTTACCAATTGAAAAAGGCAAACCTGTCGAAAGGCAGGGACGCAAAGCCACGGGTCTAAAGTTTCATGCTATGGCAGCCGGGCCGTCAATGGGGGAAAAAGAGACTGCCCCGTTTTTTATAATGGGGACAGTTTCTTTTTTTATTAGGTATCAAAATCAGGGAGGTAATGCCGAGCGCGCTTAACGGAACTTCTGGAAACAAAGGTAGTATACAGTGTACAACTCAGAGGGGGAACACACAAGCATGTTGAAAATGAGCATTAAGTACCGACTAATGATCGCGTTTCTAGTGATTTTAATTTTGCCATGCAGCGCCATCGGATGGTCTTCATATCAGAATGCAAAGAGCCAGATTACCGAGCAAATTGAGCAAAATGCAAGCATCAGCGTTGATTTTACGAACAATCAAATTAAGGATATTATGGCCTCAAGCTTATCAAATATCGATTATTTGGGGAAAAATCTTAATGCTGATTTATCGGCTCCGGAGATCCGAAAAGTATTTGAAACATTTTTGGAGATAAACGCTGAATTTGAAAATGTACATTTTGCAACGCATAACCGTGCAATGTATACATTGCCTGAATTAAAGCTGGCCGCAGACTTTGATCCTTCCAAACGGCCGTGGTTTATTAAGGCCATGGAAAGTAAGGGGAAAGCTGTCGTTAATGATGCCATCGCCTCCGCGGACGGGTCAGGTAATGTAGTGGTAATCCAATCGAAAACATCCGATGATGGTTCTGGGATTGTGGGCGCGACATTGAAGCTATCAAAAATGGCTGAACAAGTGAAAAACATCAAGGTAGGCCAAAAGGGCTATGTCATTATTATGGACAAAGACCAAAAAATCATTATCCATCCGACGGAAAAACCAGGCTCCAAAAGCGAATCCGAATCGACCGCAAAGTTTTACGAGAAAGCCTCTGGAACGGTTGACGTTAATTTTAATGGTGAGCAGAAGAAGGCGGTATTCGTAACTAATCCGGACACCGGATGGAAAATTATTGGAATTGTTGATGTTTCGGAGATCACGGAAGCGACCCGAGGCATTTTCCTTACGACCATCGCAGTTATTGCTGTAGCTATGGCACTTGGAATCTTGCTCGTATTCTGGATTGTCCGTTCCATAACTACGCCTCTAAGAGAATTAATGAATTCGACTGAAGAAATCGCAGACGGAAATCTGACCGAGGAAATCGTAATTCGTTCCAACGATGAATTAGGGCAGCTATCTGTCTCCGTTAACCAGATGGTACATAAATTACGAGGTTTAATCGGGGGAGTGATAGATTCCTCTGAAAGAGTCACTGCCGCATCGGAACAAATTTCTGCAACGACGCAAGAGATTGCCGGCGGAAACGCATCACAGGCAGAAGCCGCGCAGAACATGCAGGAGCTGTTCAACGAATTGTCCGTGGCAATCAATTCCGTTGCAGAAAGCGCAGAGGAAGCGGCTGAAATGGCTTCTAAAACGACAGGCATCGCGCATGAAGGCGGAGATATAGTCAAAAAATCCATAACCGGCATGACCCAGGTCAGCTCGCAAATGACACGACTTGAGGAAGACTCCAATAAAATCGGGGATATTATCGAAGTCATTGACGACATCGCGGAGCAAACCAATCTGCTCGCCCTTAACGCAGCCATCGAAGCCGCACGCGCCGGAGAACAAGGCAGAGGATTTGCAGTGGTCGCGGATGAGGTTAGAAAGCTCGCCGAACGCAGTGGTGATGCAACCAAGCAAATTACAGCTATTATTAAAGGGATGCAGGAAAACACTCGTAAGAGTGTAATGGCTGTTTCTGAAGGCGTGAATCATTCCGAAGAGACAGGGAAAGCCTTTGAAAGAATTATTGAAATGATTAACGAAACGGAACGTAAAGTAGGCGAAATTGCGGTTGCGTGTGAAGAGCAGGCTGCCCAGTCCAACGAGGTGATGCATTCGATTGAAAACATCTCATCCGCAACTGAGCAGGCGGCTGCGGCATCAGAGGAAACGGCGGCGACTGCACAATCACTCTCGCAGCTTGCCGAAGGCTTGAATGAGTCTGTATCTATCTTCAAAATTAAATAAATAACATTGCGTATGGTTATTCCGCCATTGAACGCATATAGTTATCACCGCTTCCTATTGCCATAGTAGGGTTCCTCCTTGGTGACTTTAGCAATTACCAAGGAGGAATCCTATTTTTTGTTGTAAAGAGCTAGCGATAAGAGATTTCAAAGAAAAGTTGGTAAGTGGACTAAAATTAAATAGAAGTAAAAAAGGAGACCTCAGCCGGGTCTCTTTTTTCTTGGCTTACATTTCGGATGTTCCCTTGTATAAGAGGAAGGTAAATGGAAGTCCTGCTTCGTGAGTATCTAGGTCGTACCGTCGAAATCATATACGCCTTGACCGTGAAAACAAAATCATATGAATTCTAAATTATTTTTTAGGAGAAAAGCGTGATAATCACCGTCTCAGCTAAATAGAATACATACTGTTTGGTTAATATTTCCAACACGAAATAAATTGAAGAGAAGGGATGTAAAGCAAATGGCGGACGATATCCATTATGGGAGAATACCTGCTCAAGGAAAGACCAAGGGGAAGATCGGGGTGTTGGTCGAGTCCCATTATGATGAGACCGAGTTTCGGGCGTTTAATGAATATTTTCCTAAGAACGGTTATTCAGTCGATTATATCAGCCATTTGTGGGGGAAAGAATATCTGGACTTTGTGGGC
This genomic window contains:
- a CDS encoding methyl-accepting chemotaxis protein, whose product is MLKMSIKYRLMIAFLVILILPCSAIGWSSYQNAKSQITEQIEQNASISVDFTNNQIKDIMASSLSNIDYLGKNLNADLSAPEIRKVFETFLEINAEFENVHFATHNRAMYTLPELKLAADFDPSKRPWFIKAMESKGKAVVNDAIASADGSGNVVVIQSKTSDDGSGIVGATLKLSKMAEQVKNIKVGQKGYVIIMDKDQKIIIHPTEKPGSKSESESTAKFYEKASGTVDVNFNGEQKKAVFVTNPDTGWKIIGIVDVSEITEATRGIFLTTIAVIAVAMALGILLVFWIVRSITTPLRELMNSTEEIADGNLTEEIVIRSNDELGQLSVSVNQMVHKLRGLIGGVIDSSERVTAASEQISATTQEIAGGNASQAEAAQNMQELFNELSVAINSVAESAEEAAEMASKTTGIAHEGGDIVKKSITGMTQVSSQMTRLEEDSNKIGDIIEVIDDIAEQTNLLALNAAIEAARAGEQGRGFAVVADEVRKLAERSGDATKQITAIIKGMQENTRKSVMAVSEGVNHSEETGKAFERIIEMINETERKVGEIAVACEEQAAQSNEVMHSIENISSATEQAAAASEETAATAQSLSQLAEGLNESVSIFKIK